From Lolium perenne isolate Kyuss_39 chromosome 5, Kyuss_2.0, whole genome shotgun sequence, a single genomic window includes:
- the LOC139830070 gene encoding cysteine-rich receptor-like protein kinase 10: MASFRRLPLLLTTIATLYAAVVAQGTYDPFNPSCSKADNYTGGSQYQKNLDQLLERFPAASLSNGWFYNDTVGEAPDQVFGLIMCYADRNATQCRECLTGAPPWITTVCPGSRNVNAAYDACVLQYKPAPPFAGIADLGVAFYVNYSASFPIDQDTMDGPWLQLTNDLTGRAAGTPSRIANGSTAYDASWQVYGLGQCTRDLNASECSRCLSSVVGKLPELFQNQSAGAVKAYSCYLRYQIGAFDITLPPEPLQPPPPPSSSSQPETPPPPPEPLQPPPPPSSSSQPETPPPPPTSSRTGLVIGLSVGSVAFVILLGSLICISLRRRRRKQARILEGEREQQLEEASFFDGDDPAMEDDFERGTGPKRFRYGELAIATDNFSDEKKLGEGGFGSVYRGHLKESNIEVAIKRVSKGSKQGRKEYASEVRIISRLRHRNLVQLIGWCHGGGELLLVYELMPNGSLDTHLYGGNNAHVLPWPARHEIVLGLGSALLYLHQDWEQCVLHRDIKPSNIMLDGSFAAKLGDFGLARLVDHGRVSHTTVLAGTMGYMDPECMMTGKTNTESDVYGFGVVLLEIACGMPPLVKAQHKDDNMIHLAQWVWDWYGRGTILEAADERLEGEFVGKEMECVLIVGLWCAHPDRSLRPSIRQAINVLRFEAPLPSLPERMPVATFMPQVGAFTYTSSAVTGGSSTTGTSSVVTGATGTSSVVTGVSSSSSAGTNVSASLTETSSLLK; the protein is encoded by the coding sequence ATGGCTTCGTTCCGGCGTCTCCCTCTGCTCCTCACCACCATCGCCACTCTCTATGCCGCGGTGGTCGCTCAGGGCACATACGATCCGTTCAACCCTTCTTGCTCGAAGGCAGATAACTACACTGGTGGCAGCCAGTACCAGAAGAACCTGGACCAGCTGCTCGAACGCTTCCCTGCGGCATCGCTAAGCAACGGCTGGTTCTACAACGACACGGTCGGCGAAGCGCCCGACCAGGTCTTCGGACTCATCATGTGCTACGCCGACCGCAACGCAACGCAGTGCCGGGAGTGCCTCACTGGTGCTCCCCCCTGGATCACGACGGTGTGCCCCGGAAGCCGGAACGTGAACGCGGCGTACGACGCGTGCGTGCTCCAGTATAAGCCGGCGCCGCCCTTCGCCGGGATAGCCGACCTCGGCGTGGCCTTCTACGTGAATTACAGCGCGTCCTTCCCGATCGACCAGGACACCATGGACGGGCCGTGGCTACAGCTGACGAACGACCTCACGGGGCGCGCCGCCGGGACACCGTCGCGGATCGCCAACGGAAGCACGGCGTACGACGCGTCGTGGCAGGTGTACGGGCTGGGGCAGTGCACGAGGGACCTCAACGCTAGCGAGTGCAGCCGGTGCCTCTCCTCCGTGGTTGGCAAGCTGCCGGAGCTGTTCCAGAACCAGTCCGCCGGCGCCGTCAAGGCATACAGCTGCTATCTGCGCTACCAGATTGGCGCCTTCGACATCACCCTGCCGCCTGAACCGTTgcagccaccaccaccgccgtcgTCATCTTCACAGCCTGaaacgccaccgccaccgcctgaacCGTTgcagccaccaccaccgccgtcgTCATCTTCACAGCCTGaaacgccaccgccgccgccaacatCTTCAAGAACAGGGCTTGTGATTGGCCTCTCTGTTGGCTCTGTAGCGTTCGTGATCCTACTGGGCTCCTTGATTTGTATTTCCCTACGACGGCGGCGCCGAAAGCAAGCTAGAATCCTTGAGGGGGAAAGGGAGCAGCAGCTGGAAGAGGCCAGCTTCTTTGACGGCGACGACCCAGCCATGGAGGACGACTTCGAGAGAGGGACCGGGCCAAAGCGGTTCCGCTATGGCGAGCTGGCCATCGCCACCGACAACTTCTCAGACGAGAAGAAGCTCGGGGAAGGAGGATTCGGCTCGGTGTACAGAGGACACCTCAAGGAATCCAACATCGAGGTGGCAATCAAGAGAGTCTCAAAGGGCTCCAAGCAGGGGAGGAAGGAGTACGCCTCCGAGGTGAGGATCATAAGCCGGCTCCGGCACAGGAACCTGGTGCAGCTCATCGGCTGGTGCCACGGCGGCGGCGAGCTCCTCCTCGTCTACGAGCTGATGCCCAACGGCAGCCTCGACACACACCTGTATGGTGGCAACAATGCTCACGTGCTGCCATGGCCGGCCAGGCATGAGATTGTGCTGGGACTGGGCTCTGCCCTTCTGTACCTTCACCAGGACTGGGAGCAGTGCGTCCTGCACAGGGACATCAAACCTAGCAACATCATGCTGGACGGCTCCTTCGCCGCCAAGCTCGGTGACTTTGGGCTCGCCAGGCTCGTCGACCATGGCCGAGTTTCGCACACCACGGTGCTCGCCGGCACCATGGGGTACATGGACCCGGAATGCATGATGACCGGCAAGACAAACACCGAATCAGACGTCTACGGTTTCGGCGTGGTCCTCCTTGAGATCGCCTGCGGCATGCCGCCTCTGGTGAAGGCTCAGCACAAGGACGACAACATGATCCACCTGGCTCAATGGGTCTGGGACTGGTACGGCAGGGGAACGATCCTTGAGGCCGCCGATGAGCGGCTGGAAGGAGAGTTTGTCGGCAAGGAGATGGAGTGTGTGTTGATCGTCGGGCTCTGGTGCGCTCACCCCGATCGGAGCCTGAGGCCGTCGATCAGGCAGGCCATCAACGTGCTGCGCTTTGAGGCACCGCTGCCGAGCCTACCGGAGAGGATGCCTGTGGCGACCTTCATGCCACAGGTTGgtgctttcacttacacatcttcGGCTGTGACCGGTGGCAGCAGCACCACTGGAACATCTTCGGTTGTAACAGGCGCCACTGGAACATCTTCGGTTGTAACAGGcgtcagcagcagcagcagcgccgGCACCAATGTATCAGCAAGCTTGACTGAAACGTCCTCCTTGCTGAAATGA
- the LOC127304547 gene encoding protein DETOXIFICATION 16-like, which produces MDNMEPSTGATPLQDQALAVQSAGAADGPCQRQLAVAEAKRLLRLGGPIIISCLLMNLLNVVSIMVVGHLGEVRLAGVSLAISLANVTGYIVLTGMATALDTLCGQAFGAGQHGLLCIYTQRTMVVLALACVPIVAVWANATRILVFLGQDRAIAAVAGEFTRWLIPSLGAYVPLLCHVRFLQAQSLVLPITASSVVAVLCHVPVCWAMVYKTGMGSNGAAVSYTISCGVSVAILALYVRLSSRCENTWTGFSVQAFKGLGQIAKLALPSAMMICLEWWSFEILIFLSGLLPNPELETSR; this is translated from the exons ATGGACAACATGGAGCCTAGCACTGGCGCAACCCCACTTCAGGATCAGGCGCTGGCCGTGCAGTCGGCTGGTGCGGCCGACGGGCCGTGCCAACGGCAGCTCGCCGTGGCAGAGGCGAAGCGTTTACTGCGGCTCGGTGGGCCGATCATCATCAGCTGCCTCCTGATGAACCTCCTTAACGTGGTGTCCATCATGGTCGTCGGTCACCTCGGCGAGGTCCGCCTGGCCggcgtgtccctggctatttcctTAGCCAACGTCACCGGATACATTGTCCTC ACCGGCATGGCGACGGCGCTGGACACGCTGTGCGGGCAAGCGTTCGGCGCGGGGCAGCACGGCCTCCTCTGCATCTACACGCAGCGCACGATGGTCGTGCTCGCGCTGGCCTGCGTCCCAATCGTCGCCGTCTGGGCTAACGCCACCCGGATCCTGGTGTTCCTCGGCCAGGACCGGGCCATCGCGGCGGTGGCCGGCGAGTTCACCCGATGGCTGATCCCGTCGCTCGGGGCGTACGTGCCGCTGCTCTGCCACGTGCGCTTCCTGCAGGCGCAGAGCCTCGTGCTGCCCATCACGGCTAGCTCCGTCGTCGCCGTGCTCTGCCACGTTCCCGTGTGCTGGGCCATGGTGTACAAGACCGGCATGGGGAGCAACGGTGCCGCGGTAAGCTACACTATCTCCTGCGGTGTCAGCGTGGCCATCTTGGCGCTGTACGTGAGGCTTTCCAGCAGGTGCGAGAACACATGGACTGGATTCTCCGTGCAGGCATTCAAGGGTCTAGGCCAGATCGCCAAGCTCGCCCTGCCATCGGCCATGATGATCTG CCTGGAGTGGTGGTCATTTGAAATTCTTATATTTCTATCTGGACTTCTACCAAATCCAGAGCTTGAGACATCG CGCTAG